One genomic region from Phragmites australis chromosome 1, lpPhrAust1.1, whole genome shotgun sequence encodes:
- the LOC133911116 gene encoding lipoamide acyltransferase component of branched-chain alpha-keto acid dehydrogenase complex, mitochondrial-like isoform X2 — MAWTRLASRSRLRRPAAVAPRASLPSPSPSPPPAPRAGPLAPSSSPSPRRHLLLPRFRFTAAAFSPSPSPSPVRLLGDRCWAGDARRWFASETSAVPASAGEAAELVEVPLAQTGEGIAECELLRWYVTEVGETLLKMIVGDSQSVSHDNIAPPIDKSLGVDSTNPSGEDNIPSGALSTPAVRHLAKQYGLNINDIQGTGKDGRVLKEDVLNHAVSKGLRKELSSVLEENIGQVELLEEGKSLLDVHCYEDKKIPLRGYQRSMVKSMSLAAKVPHFHYLEEINCDALVELKAAFQNENKDHNIKHTFLPFLIKSLSMALSKYPLLNSSFIEETNEVVLKGSHNIGVAMATEHGLVVPNIKTVQSLSILEITKELARLHETALHNRLSSTDISGGTITLSNIGAIGGKFGSPLLNLPEVAIIALGRIQKLPRFDDDENVYASSIMNVTVGADHRVVDGAMVARFCNEWKILVEKPKLLLLHMR, encoded by the exons ATGGCCTGGACCCGCCTTGCCTCCCGCTCCCGTCTGCGgcgccccgccgccgtcgccccgCGCGCCTCGCTGCCGTCTCCGTCTCCATCCCCGCCTCCTGCTCCGCGGGCGGGACCCCTGGCTCCCTCTTCCTCCCCGTCGCCGCGccggcacctcctcctcccccgatTCCGCTTCACTGCCGCCGCGTtctcgccctcgccctcgccctcgcccgTGCGGCTCCTCGGCGAC CGATGTTGGGCAGGGGATGCGAGGAGGTGGTTCGCCAGCGAGACCTCCGCGGTGCCGGCTTCGGCGGGGGAGGCGGCTGAGCTGGTGGAGGTGCCATTGGCGCAGACCGGGGAGGGCATCGCCGAGTGCGAGCTGCTACGCTGGTACGTCACCGAG GTTGGCGAAACTTTACTGAAAATGATTGTGGGTGACAGCCAAAGTGTATCCCATGATAATATAGCTCCACCCATTGATAAGTCACTTGGAGTGGATTCTACAAATCCTTCAGGTGAAGACAATATTCCCAGTGGAGCTCTCTCTACACCAGCTGTTAGGCATCTAGCGAAGCAGTATGGGCTAAACATAAATGATATTCAAGGAACAGGGAAAGACGGTCGGGTTTTGAAAGAAGATGTGTTGAATCATGCTGTCAGCAAGGGTCTTCGCAAAGAACTTTCATCCGTTTTGGAAGAGAACATTGGACAGGTTGAGTTACTGGAGGAAGGGAAATCATTACTTGATGTACACTGCTATGAGGATAAGAAAATTCCTCTCAG GGGATACCAGAGATCAATGGTCAAATCAATGAGCCTGGCTGCAAAAGTTCCACATTTTCACTATCTGGAGGAAATAAATTGTGATGCTCTTGTAGAACTAAAGGCCGCATTTCAAAATGAGAATAAAGATCATAATATCAAGCACACCTTCCTTCCGTTCCTTATAAAGTCTCTTTCTATGGCACTAAGCAAATACCCTTTGTTGAACAGCTCTTTCATTGAAGAAACCAATGAAGTTGTGCTTAAAG gatCCCACAACATTGGGGTAGCCATGGCTACAGAACATGGATTAGTCGTACCAAACATCAAGACAGTGCAGTCACTTTCAATATTGGAG ATCACGAAGGAATTGGCAAGGTTGCATGAGACGGCATTGCACAACAGGCTAAGCTCTACAGATATTTCAGGTGGCACCATAACACTTAGCAACATAGGCGCCATTGGTGGCAAGTTTGGCTCTCCACTTCTGAACCTGCCTGAAGTTGCCATCATTGCCCTCGGGCGCATTCAGAAACTTCCACGCTTTGATGATGACGAAAACGTTTACGCTTCATCTATAATGAAC GTTACTGTTGGAGCCGATCACCGAGTTGTTGATGGGGCAATGGTCGCAAGATTCTGTAATGAGTGGAAGATCCTCGTGGAGAAGCCAAAGCTCCTCTTGCTGCACATGCGATGA
- the LOC133911116 gene encoding lipoamide acyltransferase component of branched-chain alpha-keto acid dehydrogenase complex, mitochondrial-like isoform X1, with product MAWTRLASRSRLRRPAAVAPRASLPSPSPSPPPAPRAGPLAPSSSPSPRRHLLLPRFRFTAAAFSPSPSPSPVRLLGDRCWAGDARRWFASETSAVPASAGEAAELVEVPLAQTGEGIAECELLRWYVTEGDQVDEFQPLCEVQSDKATIEITSRFQGKVHQIHFGPGDIVKVGETLLKMIVGDSQSVSHDNIAPPIDKSLGVDSTNPSGEDNIPSGALSTPAVRHLAKQYGLNINDIQGTGKDGRVLKEDVLNHAVSKGLRKELSSVLEENIGQVELLEEGKSLLDVHCYEDKKIPLRGYQRSMVKSMSLAAKVPHFHYLEEINCDALVELKAAFQNENKDHNIKHTFLPFLIKSLSMALSKYPLLNSSFIEETNEVVLKGSHNIGVAMATEHGLVVPNIKTVQSLSILEITKELARLHETALHNRLSSTDISGGTITLSNIGAIGGKFGSPLLNLPEVAIIALGRIQKLPRFDDDENVYASSIMNVTVGADHRVVDGAMVARFCNEWKILVEKPKLLLLHMR from the exons ATGGCCTGGACCCGCCTTGCCTCCCGCTCCCGTCTGCGgcgccccgccgccgtcgccccgCGCGCCTCGCTGCCGTCTCCGTCTCCATCCCCGCCTCCTGCTCCGCGGGCGGGACCCCTGGCTCCCTCTTCCTCCCCGTCGCCGCGccggcacctcctcctcccccgatTCCGCTTCACTGCCGCCGCGTtctcgccctcgccctcgccctcgcccgTGCGGCTCCTCGGCGAC CGATGTTGGGCAGGGGATGCGAGGAGGTGGTTCGCCAGCGAGACCTCCGCGGTGCCGGCTTCGGCGGGGGAGGCGGCTGAGCTGGTGGAGGTGCCATTGGCGCAGACCGGGGAGGGCATCGCCGAGTGCGAGCTGCTACGCTGGTACGTCACCGAG GGTGATCAAGTAGATGAATTCCAGCCACTCTGTGAAGTACAGAGTGACAAAGCAACTATCGAAATAACAAGTCGTTTCCAGGGAAAAGTACATCAGATTCACTTTGGCCCTGGTGACATAGTTAAG GTTGGCGAAACTTTACTGAAAATGATTGTGGGTGACAGCCAAAGTGTATCCCATGATAATATAGCTCCACCCATTGATAAGTCACTTGGAGTGGATTCTACAAATCCTTCAGGTGAAGACAATATTCCCAGTGGAGCTCTCTCTACACCAGCTGTTAGGCATCTAGCGAAGCAGTATGGGCTAAACATAAATGATATTCAAGGAACAGGGAAAGACGGTCGGGTTTTGAAAGAAGATGTGTTGAATCATGCTGTCAGCAAGGGTCTTCGCAAAGAACTTTCATCCGTTTTGGAAGAGAACATTGGACAGGTTGAGTTACTGGAGGAAGGGAAATCATTACTTGATGTACACTGCTATGAGGATAAGAAAATTCCTCTCAG GGGATACCAGAGATCAATGGTCAAATCAATGAGCCTGGCTGCAAAAGTTCCACATTTTCACTATCTGGAGGAAATAAATTGTGATGCTCTTGTAGAACTAAAGGCCGCATTTCAAAATGAGAATAAAGATCATAATATCAAGCACACCTTCCTTCCGTTCCTTATAAAGTCTCTTTCTATGGCACTAAGCAAATACCCTTTGTTGAACAGCTCTTTCATTGAAGAAACCAATGAAGTTGTGCTTAAAG gatCCCACAACATTGGGGTAGCCATGGCTACAGAACATGGATTAGTCGTACCAAACATCAAGACAGTGCAGTCACTTTCAATATTGGAG ATCACGAAGGAATTGGCAAGGTTGCATGAGACGGCATTGCACAACAGGCTAAGCTCTACAGATATTTCAGGTGGCACCATAACACTTAGCAACATAGGCGCCATTGGTGGCAAGTTTGGCTCTCCACTTCTGAACCTGCCTGAAGTTGCCATCATTGCCCTCGGGCGCATTCAGAAACTTCCACGCTTTGATGATGACGAAAACGTTTACGCTTCATCTATAATGAAC GTTACTGTTGGAGCCGATCACCGAGTTGTTGATGGGGCAATGGTCGCAAGATTCTGTAATGAGTGGAAGATCCTCGTGGAGAAGCCAAAGCTCCTCTTGCTGCACATGCGATGA
- the LOC133911134 gene encoding uncharacterized protein LOC133911134, translated as MFKKFSSEDISGQNQVKASVQRRIRQSIADEYPSLEPLLDDLLPKKSPMIVVKCQNHLNLVVVNNVPLFFNIRDGPYMPTLRLLHQYPDIMKKFQVDRGAIKFVLSGANIMCPGLTSPGGVLDDEVEGETPVAIMAEGKQHALAIGYTKMSANDIRTINKGIGVDNMHYLNDGLWKMERLE; from the exons ATGTTCAAGAA GTTCTCTTCAGAAGATATATCTGGGCAGAATCAAGTTAAGGCCTCTGTACAGAGAAGGATTCGGCAAAGTATTGCTGATGAG TACCCTAGCCTTGAACCTTTGCTAGATGACTTGCTCCCAAAGAAGTCACCTATGATTGTTGTTAAATG CCAAAACCATTTGAATCTTGTGGTGGTGAATAATGTCCCACTATTTTTCAACATCCGTGATGGTCCTTACATGCCAACCCTGCGTCTTCTTCATCAGT ATCCTGATATCATGAAAAAGTTCCAAGTGGATAGAGGTGCTATTAAATTTGTTCTCTCCGGTGCAAACATAATGTGTCCTGGATTGACATCACCTGGTGGTGTCTTGGATGATGAAGTCGAAGGGGAAACACCAGTG GCTATAATGGCTGAAGGAAAACAACACGCATTGGCAATTGGATATACAAAAATGTCAGCGAATGACAT AAGGACCATCAACAAAGGAATTGGAGTTGACAACATGCACTATCTAAATGATGGCCTATGGAAG ATGGAACGGCTTGAATAA